A region of Triplophysa rosa linkage group LG16, Trosa_1v2, whole genome shotgun sequence DNA encodes the following proteins:
- the LOC130567114 gene encoding 28S ribosomal protein S7, mitochondrial-like has protein sequence MAASVGRLLKPWTSSLCFVRWSRYKPYYLDPDPSKDAHSVPESDLSPEQKELRELKTVRPIKAALSSATSSPFEEPVISKFINMMMQDGNKILARGIVTQTLETMKRRQVEKYHKSPPNKREDIECNPYAIFHQALENCKPIIGLASIQKGGKFYQVPVPLTDNRKRFLAMKWMITECRDNKHRRTHMYEKLSQELLAAFSNEGNVVKRKHDLHKMAEANRAYAHYRWW, from the exons atGGCAGCCTCCGTCGGTCGTTTATTGAAACCTTGGACATCGAG TCTGTGTTTCGTGAGATGGAGTCGGTATAAACCATACTATCTGGATCCTGATCCCAGTAAAGATGCTCACAGTGTTCCAGAATCAGATCTCAGTCCTGAACAGAAAGAGTTAAGAGAACTCAAAACAGTGAGACCAATAAAAGCTGCTTTATCAAGCGCCACCAGCTCTCCTTTCGAAGAACCTGTGATCag CAAGTTTATTAACATGATGATGCAGGATGGGAATAAAATCCTTGCTAGAGGAATCGTGACACAG ACACTGGAGACCATGAAGAGGAGACAGGTGgagaaatatcacaaatctcCTCCAAACAAGAGAGAAGACATTGAGTGTAATCCGTACGCCATCTTCCATCAGGCCCTAGAAAACTGCAAACCCATCATTGGTCTGGCCAGCATTCAGAAAGGAGGAAAGTTCTACCAG GTGCCCGTCCCGCTCACAGATAACCGAAAGCGTTTTCTGGCCATGAAGTGGATGATCACAGAATGCAGAGACAACAAACACCGTcgcacacacatgtatgaaAAACTCTCACAGGAGCTGCTGGCTGCCTTCTCTAATGAAGGAAACGTAGTGAAGCGCAAGCACGACCTTCACAAGATGGCCGAAGCCAACCGGGCATACGCTCACTACCGCTGGTGGTAG
- the LOC130567480 gene encoding uncharacterized protein LOC130567480 produces MLFWAVRFLKYLQGNHKTWIRFFSVPRELAVFSIIVYSVFFAYGWKISAHNTSVIPRVFLGTFYGIGVLLSLFIMKALTQKVFLIILALLFTSFAQEVQILFSFGLLNLAVLSVPGVQLLLLCVFWFLRQKIFKVLQRRWILFTMTLLDIPLSIYFHLVILERAKDYVGWISVILFIQALKMIVLFECSVHAKFSGVQRQRDNAEQRRASLGTTEMTWHLCSVIMYMFGAVGLVLLNSAALMTELVLKARNGERVMKDLRVIVFPSECIFALFLLVLQMHAFWKVDKTDAHHNQNDLPQRHGRDLENTQAHEMETLSAPDTGVSKACQ; encoded by the exons ATGTTGTTCTGGGCGGTACGCTTTTTAAAGTATCTTCAAG GCAACCATAAAACATGGATCAGGTTTTTCAGTGTTCCAAGAGAACTTGCTGTTTTTTCAATCATTGTTTATTCAG TTTTCTTTGCCTATGGCTGGAAAATCAGTGCACACAACACAAGCGTTATACCTCGAGTATTCCTAGGAACGTTTTATGGAATTGGGGTACTACTGTCTCTCTTTATCATGAAAG CCTTAACCCAAAAAGTATTTCTGATTATCTTGGCACTTCTCTTCACTTCTTTTGCTCAAGAGGTTCAAATACTATTCTCATTTGGACTTTTAAATCTAG CCGTTCTCTCTGTGCCTGGGGTTCAGCTTCTACTGTTATGTGTGTTTTGGTTTCTACGTCAAAAAATATTCAAAG TCTTACAGAGAAGATGGATATTATTTACAATGACGCTTCTGGATATTCCTCTATCAATCTATTTTCATCTAGTCATATTGGAAAGGGCAAAAG ATTATGTGGGATGGATCTCTGTCATTTTATTCATCCAAGCCCTGAAGATGATTGTGCTCTTCGAATGCAGTGTTCATG CAAAATTTTCAGGAGTGCAGAGACAACGGGACAATGCAGAACAACGCAGAGCAAGCCTTGGTACTACAGAGATGACAT ggcATCTCTGCAGTGTCATAATGTACATGTTTGGAGCAGTTGGTCTTGTTTTGCTGAATTCTGCTGCGCTTATGACAGAACTTGTTTTGAAAGCAC GAAATGGTGAACGTGTGATGAAAGATCTGAGAGTCATCGTCTTTCCTTCTGAGTGTATTTTTGCCTTATTCCTGCTGGTTTTACAAATGCATGCTTTCT GGAAAGTTGATAAGACTGA TGCACATCATAATCAAAATGACTTGCCTCAAAGACATGGACGAGATCTCGAG AACACACAAGCCCATGAAATGGAGACACTGTCTGCACCTGATACTGGGGTTTCAAAGGCATGTCAATAA